A window of the Yersinia rochesterensis genome harbors these coding sequences:
- a CDS encoding helix-turn-helix domain-containing protein, which yields MILRKSDWHPADIIAALRKKDTTLAAVSRKAGLSSSTLANALTRPWPKGEWLIAECLDIHPSEIWPTRYFDSKTGALIDRKVRIRQPIVQA from the coding sequence ATGATTTTAAGGAAATCTGATTGGCACCCTGCCGACATCATTGCTGCACTTCGTAAGAAAGACACCACTCTGGCGGCGGTCTCTCGAAAAGCAGGTTTAAGTTCATCCACACTTGCTAATGCATTAACACGCCCTTGGCCCAAGGGAGAATGGTTGATTGCAGAATGCCTGGACATTCATCCTTCCGAAATTTGGCCAACACGCTATTTTGATTCAAAAACCGGTGCCCTTATCGACCGAAAAGTGAGGATTCGCCAGCCTATTGTCCAGGCATAA
- a CDS encoding DNA-binding protein translates to MKKEWFAAKELAGLDGLPSSPQGVNLMAKREGWEQRRRRGVQGKAVEYHIESLPVTILNSLQLREEPAQYITTRQDPLVLWVEAYYRFTEAEREQVIAFIFREGAKSLIERLTIDECG, encoded by the coding sequence ATGAAAAAAGAGTGGTTTGCCGCTAAGGAATTGGCAGGTCTTGATGGGTTACCGTCATCTCCACAAGGAGTCAACCTCATGGCTAAACGTGAGGGATGGGAACAGCGCCGTCGTCGTGGTGTTCAGGGTAAGGCTGTCGAGTATCATATTGAAAGTTTACCTGTCACCATATTGAATTCATTACAGTTAAGAGAAGAGCCAGCCCAATATATTACAACGAGGCAGGACCCTCTGGTGCTATGGGTTGAAGCGTATTATCGTTTTACAGAAGCCGAACGTGAGCAAGTTATCGCATTTATTTTTCGTGAGGGCGCTAAAAGCTTAATAGAGCGGTTGACGATAGATGAGTGTGGATAA